The Quercus robur chromosome 7, dhQueRobu3.1, whole genome shotgun sequence genome has a segment encoding these proteins:
- the LOC126692340 gene encoding uncharacterized protein LOC126692340: MMVRKLRRFTGVTMFDYKVLCRAKLSIIFTITLVAMIFVIYKDSIICENSEETRGQLRSSTGSIIYENSEQTQGKLRSSIGNKQLYSMQEKIDEIEEENLQSLVSPLSVTEEERIAWFREKMPKIQIFKSNNMTRKFHSRVKKFFRSGCEAQFFMTWISPAATFGRREFFTLESLFKAHPHGCLMILSRSLDSGRGNKILKPLVDRGFKVKAVTPDLAYLFKDTPAKAWFKEMKSGIKDPGEIPFAQNLSNLIRLAVLYKYGGVYLDTDFIVLKPFTGLKNSIGAQSMDMETKNWTRLNNAVLIFDMNHPLLLRFMEEFASTFDGNKWGHNGPYLVSRVVENIGKQPGYNFTVLQPMAFYPVDWIRINRLFMKPANRSDSRWVQEKLLQLSGETYGVHLWNKQTRNLQIEEGSVMGRLILEHCLICQRIQSS, translated from the coding sequence ATGATGGTCAGAAAACTCAGAAGATTCACAGGGGTTACAATGTTTGATTACAAGGTACTTTGCCGTGCCAAATTGTCTATCATCTTTACCATCACACTTGTTGCTATGATCTTTGTCATCTACAAAGACAGTATCATCTGTGAAAACAGTGAGGAAACTCGAGGGCAACTGAGATCAAGTACTGGCAGTATCATCTATGAAAATAGTGAGCAAACTCAAGGGAAACTGAGATCAAGTATTGGTAACAAACAACTGTATTCCATGCAAGAAAAGATTGatgaaattgaagaagaaaatttgcAATCATTAGTCTCTCCTTTGAGTGTCACAGAAGAAGAGAGAATTGCTTGGTTCCGGGAAAAGATGCCGAAGATTCAGATTTTCAAGTCCAACAACATGACACGGAAATTTCATAGTCGGGTTAAAAAATTCTTTCGCAGTGGCTGTGAGGCACAATTCTTCATGACTTGGATTTCACCAGCAGCGACTTTTGGAAGAAGGGAATTCTTCACCTTGGAGAGCCTTTTCAAGGCACACCCTCATGGATGTTTAATGATTCtatcaagaagtttggactctGGAAGAGGGAACAAAATCCTGAAACCTCTAGTTGATAGAGGATTCAAAGTTAAGGCAGTGACACCGGACTTGGCGTATCTATTCAAGGATACACCAGCTAAAGCTTGGTTTAAGGAGATGAAGAGTGGGATAAAGGACCCAGGTGAGATTCCATTTGCTCAGAATTTATCCAATTTGATCAGACTTGCAGTATTGTACAAGTATGGTGGGGTTTACTTGGATACAGATTTTATTGTTCTAAAGCCTTTTACTGGGTTGAAGAACTCAATTGGTGCACAAAGTATGGATATGGAAACTAAGAACTGGACCAGGTTAAACAATgcagttttgatttttgatatgAATCATCCACTTCTGCTCAGATTCATGGAGGAATTCGCCTCAACTTTTGATGGAAATAAATGGGGTCATAATGGTCCCTATTTGGTTTCTAGAGTGGTTGAGAATATAGGAAAGCAACCTGGTTATAACTTCACAGTCTTGCAGCCTATGGCCTTCTATCCTGTTGATTGGATCAGGATAAACAGACTTTTCATGAAGCCAGCAAACCGTTCTGATTCAAGATGGGTACAAGAAAAACTGCTTCAGCTCAGTGGAGAGACTTATGGGGTACACCTATGGAACAAGCAAACCCGCAATTTGCAAATCGAAGAAGGAAGTGTCATGGGAAGACTAATCTTAGAACACTGTCTCATTTGCCAACGCATACAGAGTTCTTAA